aaatgacAGCCCAAAATCATTGCTTcagaccaaaatggctgacttcctgttcaattcaGGTCATAGgtctttgtgacttttttttgtgcagcctgttatgatagacatgtccaccacatttcatgttgattgtttaaactggtgtcaggggctctttttttcccttttttttcaaggcccttttttcaatgcaaattctcaaaatgatcatcaaacattGTAAAACATGCTCGACCCACATGAGATGGCTGTGGCAAAAAAAAGCTTCAGAATTATCGTGCTGTCGATCTGTCGACGACACCTGCTTCTGATTGCGGCTCATTTGGGCCCAGTACGAGCAAAGGAATTCACCCAAATTGatacttcaaaccaaaatgtccaatttcctgttcaatttggCAAATGGGTCTTGGTGACTTTTTTGTACATCCTATCAGGATAGAACTGTCAACCTAATTTCGTGTCAATCGGTGAAAATGGTGTTGGGGGCTAATTTTCATATATTTGGCCAAATTATGCAAGATACCATATTGAGCCCATGTTGGGATGTCAGGTATGTCATCAACATACAAAATGCACATAAAACTCTACTACGCAATTGGTGGGATATAATCTTGTTCACTTTTGTTAGATTTATACCTGTCTGATCGTGTCACATCAAAACTAAGTGTTATTAGCATTATTAGTATTACACTTTTGGAaccattttgtttattattcgtcttatttttcttttggagCTTCAACATCCCTGATCACTTCCCAGTTTTGCAAGCATGTGTATACTGGTGtatgtaatacagtatatgcatatgtacatgtatatgtCCTTACCTCAACCACCCCAAAACTCAATTAGTAGCACCCCtttgaaaattatgaaaaatcaGTTTTTAGTTTCACTGATTCACAccaaattgggtggacatgtctctCATAACGGGAAGCATGAAATAGTCTCAAGAACCAATCaatgaaattgaacaaaaagttgatcattttggtttgaagcagccattttgggtgaatttcaAGGCTTGGACGTTGACAAACTCCTTCCCGGGAATTGCCAAATAAGTCCTTATCTGAATCAAGAATGCCAATCCGACAGATGACTCCAAATGCTGACGCTTGCCAATGCCAGCTAATGTGAGCTGAGACTGTCATTCAAGTTTGATGATAATTTTCAGGATTTtcgaaaagttaaaaaaaaaaaaatgacaccagtttcaccaatttaCTCAAAATTGGGTAGACATGTCTGTCATAAGAAGACATACAAAAAAGTCTAAAGAACCAATGTGTGTCTTGTTCTTCTCCTAActctccattgttgaggcgtctcttacttttgcaatttaaaaaaaaagccccaaaaaaacaaaacagtaagaGTTAATACTTTCATCTGTTTTCCTGCCAGGAATGTCTCTTTGAATGTGCAGCCTCTGCCTCCCCAGCATCCTCCTGGGATGCCTGTCGTGGGTCCTTGTCGCTGTCCTCCCTGCCCAAAAGATCTCAGGAGGAAGTGGAGGTCTTGTTTCCTGCCGAGGGGGAGGAAGATGGGGAGGAGCTGCCATTGGGTTTGCAGAGGTTTGATCACATGACCCGAGCACTGGGACTGAAAGAAAGGGGCACGGGTAACCATGATGCCCTGTCTTTTGATGATGTGTATGAGGACTCTGATGATGGTGACGTGGCTCTGAGCGTCTCCAAGAGGTTTGGCGGCTTTGTGAAGGGCCGACATGGCTACAGAAAGCTGATGGCGCCCGCCAGGTCCTACCAGAAGCGTTATGGCGGCTTCGTCGGCATCCGCAAGTCGGCGCGCAAGTGGAACAACCAGAAACGCTTCAGCGAGTTCCTGAAACAATACCTGGGCATGAGTGCCCGGGCTACGGAGTATAACAGCGTCTCAGAGGAGCTTAGCCAGCACAATGAGGTGTAGCACAGCTACCAATACTGTCATGCCACCGATGTCCTGTTTGTAAtctaggctggatttacactgcagggcAAAATTCACAGTCAGTGCGTGTGTGTCAACTGTCTATTTACATCTACTATCAATGACACATATCTGATATTTCCGTGCTAAAGTGTCGGATGATTTCACATCTGTACTTCCGTTCCTCTGGTCTGAATCACAAGTTTAGTTAACTTGGTCAGTTTTTCACTCGCTTTGGTTTTTGTTCACGACATAAAAATTAAACGATGACTCCTAAAGGTATTGGTATTGACTTAgtctcaactcctcaaagtattcatCTGTACTATTCTTCATCTGTCGATTGCGCAAAGATTTATGCTCGACAATCTAAATTTGCCAAAGACTTCATTTAGTCTGGACTGTTCAAAGTCTTGAGTTGGTCTCGATACCTTATAGTCTTGGTCTTGATTTGGTCTAGACTTCTCACTGTCTTGATTTGGTCTTGAATCTTCAAAGAGTTTGGTCTTGCCTCATCAATGTCTTGGTCTTGATTTGGTCTCAACTTCTCAAAGGCTTGACTTGGTCTTGACTCCTCAAAATCTGGGTCTTGACTTGGTATCACATTGCCTTGTCTTGGTCTTTAGGACAACTTTTCAAGTCATGGCCTTGATTTGGTCTTACATTACTTGGTTTTTACTTGCTCCTTAATTCCTCTAAATTTTAATTTGCTCCCAATTCCTCAAATTATTGGTCTTAACTTTGTCTCAACTCGTCAGTCTTGATTTGGTCTAAATTCCTCAAGTcttgtcaatgttttgtttcctcaaaCTCTTGTTCTTAATTTGGTTTTACTTAATCTCAACTCC
This sequence is a window from Phycodurus eques isolate BA_2022a chromosome 2, UOR_Pequ_1.1, whole genome shotgun sequence. Protein-coding genes within it:
- the LOC133415711 gene encoding prepronociceptin-like isoform X2, with amino-acid sequence MKMLVVLLMLLLCVDGAHADCQDDCLSCSLILPKELTFNTMECLFECAASASPASSWDACRGSLSLSSLPKRSQEEVEVLFPAEGEEDGEELPLGLQRFDHMTRALGLKERGTGNHDALSFDDVYEDSDDGDVALSVSKRFGGFVKGRHGYRKLMAPARSYQKRYGGFVGIRKSARKWNNQKRFSEFLKQYLGMSARATEYNSVSEELSQHNEV
- the LOC133415711 gene encoding prepronociceptin-like isoform X1; the protein is MCTSANDAKTIMKMLVVLLMLLLCVDGAHADCQDDCLSCSLILPKELTFNTMECLFECAASASPASSWDACRGSLSLSSLPKRSQEEVEVLFPAEGEEDGEELPLGLQRFDHMTRALGLKERGTGNHDALSFDDVYEDSDDGDVALSVSKRFGGFVKGRHGYRKLMAPARSYQKRYGGFVGIRKSARKWNNQKRFSEFLKQYLGMSARATEYNSVSEELSQHNEV